A DNA window from Hypanus sabinus isolate sHypSab1 chromosome 27, sHypSab1.hap1, whole genome shotgun sequence contains the following coding sequences:
- the klhdc7a gene encoding uncharacterized protein klhdc7a isoform X2, with amino-acid sequence MEFAGKAIVSAALVVTLTLIYKYYKARSANATRRRNADCQGSSESPEQSNADARPSSQRLSRREGGSDPTRQDGESERSPEKAGVKTGSPNNAAGARCADRKSLRIAGERNGGSGTVGSNRQPGEPGATRGHLAESRGKDLAPNTATVATCEACEVRNFQAKESNKLNSTQGSGTEKVESKSDGTVQIAGEEDYLNGISPQTCAEQGLDAYCIGESQLGQNISSFDVVSADRDSENITLSANVTESFQDLIISPTSEVAKSSQYQPVNRQPTELLENETPERLNSNRQSARRAGEHENNSSACKKSPEIKIQRSNTPCVQSVYQVKYEKAQTGNGSEGGLSILLPCMEVNHKIISTSEMTTEANEYQDRNHTCSIAQITTDQVPLDNLNSSSFQKEMRDQQEVYCSLSSIQDDMDLAVKPKAFCSLLSGLGPDEHPETASISSCSSESDINIRAISRKHSISAIADTPAFLIDLQTDTQVSSEESTSGHFNSKAPSVDDLSTSSLGSLVDSLYLSQPDLSKETAVEIVAGANFIPIPLSNESSVDVMKWRLDLGNCYEILCVAKKHDLKDLQDAAYQVMSDNYLQVLKNPSIYGQLKAAERELILSRRMDGKRYLMVVNVDVQNNIWTNRRVQQNTDGQNIARLLKPFQTNHKVYYYKNENDSWHPLVDLEVESISKDCALCTMYNYLFVVAGCQGSGKRIKLSNKVFCYNPVTNIWSEISPLNQARPNCKLVALDGHLYAIGGECLSTMEKYDPRTDRWTFTAPLPRGIFAVTHKATVCNGEIYVSRGITYYQLLKYNPKENSWNDCSMMSRKDKMTDIAAVKNFIYRTSLCEKILPSIINNIKEANCHKKFITLHMP; translated from the exons ATGGAATTCGCGGGGAAAGCGATCGTGTCGGCTGCTCTCGTGGTCACCCTGACTTTAATTTACAAGTACTATAAAGCAAGATCTGCCAATGCTACTCGAAGGCGAAATGCCGACTGCCAAGGCTCGTCGGAGTCTCCGGAGCAGAGCAACGCAGACGCACGGCCAAGTTCTCAAAGGCTCAGCAGGCGGGAGGGTGGCAGTGACCCCACAAGGCAGGACGGTGAGAGTGAACGGAGCCCCGAGAAAGCCGGCGTGAAGACCGGGTCCCCGAATAACGCGGCCGGCGCCCGTTGCGCAGACAGGAAGAGTCTCCGAATTGCAGGTGAGCGGAACGGTGGGAGTGGGACTGTCGGAAGCAACAGGCAGCCAGGTGAGCCCGGGGCGACGAGGGGTCACCTGGCCGAGTCAAGGGGTAAAGATCTTGCTCCAAACACTGCCACAGTTGCTACCTGCGAAGCGTGTGAGGTCAGAAACTTCCAAGCTAAGGAAAGTAATAAATTAAATTCCACCCAGGGTTCAGGAACAGAGAAGGTGGAGAGCAAAAGCGACGGAACTGTACAAATTGCTGGAGAGGAGGATTATTTGAACGgtatcagtcctcaaacatgTGCTGAACAAGGATTGGATGCGTATTGTATCGGGGAGTCTCAACTGGGTCAGAATATTAGTTCCTTTGATGTTGTAAGTGCTGACCGTGACTCTGAAAATATAACCCTGTCTGCAAATGTCACTGAATCCTTCCAAGATCTTATCATTTCACCCACATCTGAGGTGGCTAAAAGCAGTCAGTATCAACCTGTAAACCGTCAGCCAACTGAACTCTTAGAAAATGAGACACCGGAGCGTCTCAACAGCAACAGGCAGTCAGCAAGAAGGGCAGGGGAACATGAAAATAACTCCAGTGCCTGTAAGAAATCCCCTGAAATCAAAATTCAGAGATCTAATACCCCCTGTGTTCAGTCTGTATATCAGGTCAAATATGAAAAGGCCCAAACTGGCAACGGATCAGAAGGTGGCCTAAGTATTTTGCTGCCCTGCATGGAAGTGAATCATAAGATCATTTCAACTTCAGAAATGACAACAGAGGCAAATGAGTATCAGGACAGAAACCACACCTGTTCCATTGCTCAAATTACCACCGATCAAGTTCCCCTTGACAACCTCAACAGCTCATCTTTCCAGAAGGAGATGAGAGACCAGCAGGAAGTTTATTGTTCTCTGAGTTCAATTCAGGATGATATGGATTTGGCTGTCAAACCAAAGGCATTCTGTTCGTTGTTATCTGGCTTGGGTCCAGATGAACATCCAGAAACTGCCAGTATTTCTTCCTGTTCATCTGAGTCTGACATCAATATAAGAGCAATCTCCAGAAAGCACAGTATATCGGCCATTGCTGACACCCCAGCATTTCTAATTGACCTCCAGACAGACACACAGGTTTCTTCAGAAGAAAGCACCTCAGGTCACTTTAACTCTAAAGCACCTTCAGTTGACGACCTTAGCACCAGCTCTCTGGGCTCTCTGGTAGATTCATTATATTTGTCCCAGCCAGACCTCAGCAAGGAAACAGCGGTAGAAATTGTTGCTGGGGCCAATTTTATTCCAATCCCTTTGAGCAACGAGTCAAGTGTTGATGTTATGAAATGGCGTTTGGATCTGGGGAACTGTTATGAGATATTGTGCGTTGCAAAGAAGCATGACCTAAAGGACCTGCAAGATGCCGCTTACCAAGTCATGAGTGACAATTACTTGCAGGTTTTGAAGAACCCGAGTATTTATGGTCAACTCAAAGCAGCTGAAAGAGAACTGATCCTGTCGAGAAGGATGGATGGAAAAAGGTATTTAATGGTGGTCAATGTGGATGTCCAGAATAATATCTGGACTAACAGACGAGTTCAACAAAACACAGATGGTCAAAACATTGCCAGATTACTGAAACCTTTTCAAACCAATCACAAAGTGTATTATTACAAGAATGAGAATGATTCATGGCATCCATTAGTTGACCTGGAAGTTGAATCAATCTCCAAGGATTGTGCATTATGCACCATGTATAATTATCTATTTGTTGTGGCTGGTTGTCAGGGGTCTGGTAAAAGAATCAAACTATCCAACAAAGTATTCTGCTACAATCCAGTCACTAACATTTGGAGTGAGATCAGCCCACTAAACCAGGCCAGGCCCAATTGCAAACTTGTGGCTTTGGATGGGCACCTTTATGCAATTGGTGGCGAGTGTCTTAGTACAATGGAGAAGTATGATCCCAGAACAGACAGATGGACTTTCACTGCACCTCTACCACGAGGAATCTTCGCTGTAACACACAAAGCTACTGTGTGCAATGGTGAGATTTACGTGAGTAGGGGCATCACCTATTATCAACTTCTCAAATACAATCCCAAAGAAAACTCATGGAATGATTGCAGCATGATGAGCAGGAAGGACAAGATGACTGATATAGCAGCTGTCAAAAACTTCATCTACAG GACCTCATTATGTGAAAAAATTCTTCCAAGCATTATCAATAACATCAAGGAAGCCAATTGTCATAAGAAGTTTATAACACTGCATATGCCATAA
- the klhdc7a gene encoding uncharacterized protein klhdc7a isoform X4 yields the protein MEFAGKAIVSAALVVTLTLIYKYYKARSANATRRRNADCQGSSESPEQSNADARPSSQRLSRREGGSDPTRQDGESERSPEKAGVKTGSPNNAAGARCADRKSLRIAGERNGGSGTVGSNRQPGEPGATRGHLAESRGKDLAPNTATVATCEACEVRNFQAKESNKLNSTQGSGTEKVESKSDGTVQIAGEEDYLNGISPQTCAEQGLDAYCIGESQLGQNISSFDVVSADRDSENITLSANVTESFQDLIISPTSEVAKSSQYQPVNRQPTELLENETPERLNSNRQSARRAGEHENNSSACKKSPEIKIQRSNTPCVQSVYQVKYEKAQTGNGSEGGLSILLPCMEVNHKIISTSEMTTEANEYQDRNHTCSIAQITTDQVPLDNLNSSSFQKEMRDQQEVYCSLSSIQDDMDLAVKPKAFCSLLSGLGPDEHPETASISSCSSESDINIRAISRKHSISAIADTPAFLIDLQTDTQVSSEESTSGHFNSKAPSVDDLSTSSLGSLVDSLYLSQPDLSKETAVEIVAGANFIPIPLSNESSVDVMKWRLDLGNCYEILCVAKKHDLKDLQDAAYQVMSDNYLQVLKNPSIYGQLKAAERELILSRRMDGKRTSLCEKILPSIINNIKEANCHKKFITLHMP from the exons ATGGAATTCGCGGGGAAAGCGATCGTGTCGGCTGCTCTCGTGGTCACCCTGACTTTAATTTACAAGTACTATAAAGCAAGATCTGCCAATGCTACTCGAAGGCGAAATGCCGACTGCCAAGGCTCGTCGGAGTCTCCGGAGCAGAGCAACGCAGACGCACGGCCAAGTTCTCAAAGGCTCAGCAGGCGGGAGGGTGGCAGTGACCCCACAAGGCAGGACGGTGAGAGTGAACGGAGCCCCGAGAAAGCCGGCGTGAAGACCGGGTCCCCGAATAACGCGGCCGGCGCCCGTTGCGCAGACAGGAAGAGTCTCCGAATTGCAGGTGAGCGGAACGGTGGGAGTGGGACTGTCGGAAGCAACAGGCAGCCAGGTGAGCCCGGGGCGACGAGGGGTCACCTGGCCGAGTCAAGGGGTAAAGATCTTGCTCCAAACACTGCCACAGTTGCTACCTGCGAAGCGTGTGAGGTCAGAAACTTCCAAGCTAAGGAAAGTAATAAATTAAATTCCACCCAGGGTTCAGGAACAGAGAAGGTGGAGAGCAAAAGCGACGGAACTGTACAAATTGCTGGAGAGGAGGATTATTTGAACGgtatcagtcctcaaacatgTGCTGAACAAGGATTGGATGCGTATTGTATCGGGGAGTCTCAACTGGGTCAGAATATTAGTTCCTTTGATGTTGTAAGTGCTGACCGTGACTCTGAAAATATAACCCTGTCTGCAAATGTCACTGAATCCTTCCAAGATCTTATCATTTCACCCACATCTGAGGTGGCTAAAAGCAGTCAGTATCAACCTGTAAACCGTCAGCCAACTGAACTCTTAGAAAATGAGACACCGGAGCGTCTCAACAGCAACAGGCAGTCAGCAAGAAGGGCAGGGGAACATGAAAATAACTCCAGTGCCTGTAAGAAATCCCCTGAAATCAAAATTCAGAGATCTAATACCCCCTGTGTTCAGTCTGTATATCAGGTCAAATATGAAAAGGCCCAAACTGGCAACGGATCAGAAGGTGGCCTAAGTATTTTGCTGCCCTGCATGGAAGTGAATCATAAGATCATTTCAACTTCAGAAATGACAACAGAGGCAAATGAGTATCAGGACAGAAACCACACCTGTTCCATTGCTCAAATTACCACCGATCAAGTTCCCCTTGACAACCTCAACAGCTCATCTTTCCAGAAGGAGATGAGAGACCAGCAGGAAGTTTATTGTTCTCTGAGTTCAATTCAGGATGATATGGATTTGGCTGTCAAACCAAAGGCATTCTGTTCGTTGTTATCTGGCTTGGGTCCAGATGAACATCCAGAAACTGCCAGTATTTCTTCCTGTTCATCTGAGTCTGACATCAATATAAGAGCAATCTCCAGAAAGCACAGTATATCGGCCATTGCTGACACCCCAGCATTTCTAATTGACCTCCAGACAGACACACAGGTTTCTTCAGAAGAAAGCACCTCAGGTCACTTTAACTCTAAAGCACCTTCAGTTGACGACCTTAGCACCAGCTCTCTGGGCTCTCTGGTAGATTCATTATATTTGTCCCAGCCAGACCTCAGCAAGGAAACAGCGGTAGAAATTGTTGCTGGGGCCAATTTTATTCCAATCCCTTTGAGCAACGAGTCAAGTGTTGATGTTATGAAATGGCGTTTGGATCTGGGGAACTGTTATGAGATATTGTGCGTTGCAAAGAAGCATGACCTAAAGGACCTGCAAGATGCCGCTTACCAAGTCATGAGTGACAATTACTTGCAGGTTTTGAAGAACCCGAGTATTTATGGTCAACTCAAAGCAGCTGAAAGAGAACTGATCCTGTCGAGAAGGATGGATGGAAAAAG GACCTCATTATGTGAAAAAATTCTTCCAAGCATTATCAATAACATCAAGGAAGCCAATTGTCATAAGAAGTTTATAACACTGCATATGCCATAA
- the klhdc7a gene encoding uncharacterized protein klhdc7a isoform X5, protein MEFAGKAIVSAALVVTLTLIYKYYKARSANATRRRNADCQGSSESPEQSNADARPSSQRLSRREGGSDPTRQDGESERSPEKAGVKTGSPNNAAGARCADRKSLRIAGERNGGSGTVGSNRQPGEPGATRGHLAESRGKDLAPNTATVATCEACEVRNFQAKESNKLNSTQGSGTEKVESKSDGTVQIAGEEDYLNGISPQTCAEQGLDAYCIGESQLGQNISSFDVVSADRDSENITLSANVTESFQDLIISPTSEVAKSSQYQPVNRQPTELLENETPERLNSNRQSARRAGEHENNSSACKKSPEIKIQRSNTPCVQSVYQVKYEKAQTGNGSEGGLSILLPCMEVNHKIISTSEMTTEANEYQDRNHTCSIAQITTDQVPLDNLNSSSFQKEMRDQQEVYCSLSSIQDDMDLAVKPKAFCSLLSGLGPDEHPETASISSCSSESDINIRAISRKHSISAIADTPAFLIDLQTDTQVSSEESTSGHFNSKAPSVDDLSTSSLGSLVDSLYLSQPDLSKETAVEIVAGANFIPIPLSNESSVDVMKWRLDLGNCYEILCVAKKHDLKDLQDAAYQVMSDNYLQVLKNPSIYGQLKAAERELILSRRMDGKRW, encoded by the exons ATGGAATTCGCGGGGAAAGCGATCGTGTCGGCTGCTCTCGTGGTCACCCTGACTTTAATTTACAAGTACTATAAAGCAAGATCTGCCAATGCTACTCGAAGGCGAAATGCCGACTGCCAAGGCTCGTCGGAGTCTCCGGAGCAGAGCAACGCAGACGCACGGCCAAGTTCTCAAAGGCTCAGCAGGCGGGAGGGTGGCAGTGACCCCACAAGGCAGGACGGTGAGAGTGAACGGAGCCCCGAGAAAGCCGGCGTGAAGACCGGGTCCCCGAATAACGCGGCCGGCGCCCGTTGCGCAGACAGGAAGAGTCTCCGAATTGCAGGTGAGCGGAACGGTGGGAGTGGGACTGTCGGAAGCAACAGGCAGCCAGGTGAGCCCGGGGCGACGAGGGGTCACCTGGCCGAGTCAAGGGGTAAAGATCTTGCTCCAAACACTGCCACAGTTGCTACCTGCGAAGCGTGTGAGGTCAGAAACTTCCAAGCTAAGGAAAGTAATAAATTAAATTCCACCCAGGGTTCAGGAACAGAGAAGGTGGAGAGCAAAAGCGACGGAACTGTACAAATTGCTGGAGAGGAGGATTATTTGAACGgtatcagtcctcaaacatgTGCTGAACAAGGATTGGATGCGTATTGTATCGGGGAGTCTCAACTGGGTCAGAATATTAGTTCCTTTGATGTTGTAAGTGCTGACCGTGACTCTGAAAATATAACCCTGTCTGCAAATGTCACTGAATCCTTCCAAGATCTTATCATTTCACCCACATCTGAGGTGGCTAAAAGCAGTCAGTATCAACCTGTAAACCGTCAGCCAACTGAACTCTTAGAAAATGAGACACCGGAGCGTCTCAACAGCAACAGGCAGTCAGCAAGAAGGGCAGGGGAACATGAAAATAACTCCAGTGCCTGTAAGAAATCCCCTGAAATCAAAATTCAGAGATCTAATACCCCCTGTGTTCAGTCTGTATATCAGGTCAAATATGAAAAGGCCCAAACTGGCAACGGATCAGAAGGTGGCCTAAGTATTTTGCTGCCCTGCATGGAAGTGAATCATAAGATCATTTCAACTTCAGAAATGACAACAGAGGCAAATGAGTATCAGGACAGAAACCACACCTGTTCCATTGCTCAAATTACCACCGATCAAGTTCCCCTTGACAACCTCAACAGCTCATCTTTCCAGAAGGAGATGAGAGACCAGCAGGAAGTTTATTGTTCTCTGAGTTCAATTCAGGATGATATGGATTTGGCTGTCAAACCAAAGGCATTCTGTTCGTTGTTATCTGGCTTGGGTCCAGATGAACATCCAGAAACTGCCAGTATTTCTTCCTGTTCATCTGAGTCTGACATCAATATAAGAGCAATCTCCAGAAAGCACAGTATATCGGCCATTGCTGACACCCCAGCATTTCTAATTGACCTCCAGACAGACACACAGGTTTCTTCAGAAGAAAGCACCTCAGGTCACTTTAACTCTAAAGCACCTTCAGTTGACGACCTTAGCACCAGCTCTCTGGGCTCTCTGGTAGATTCATTATATTTGTCCCAGCCAGACCTCAGCAAGGAAACAGCGGTAGAAATTGTTGCTGGGGCCAATTTTATTCCAATCCCTTTGAGCAACGAGTCAAGTGTTGATGTTATGAAATGGCGTTTGGATCTGGGGAACTGTTATGAGATATTGTGCGTTGCAAAGAAGCATGACCTAAAGGACCTGCAAGATGCCGCTTACCAAGTCATGAGTGACAATTACTTGCAGGTTTTGAAGAACCCGAGTATTTATGGTCAACTCAAAGCAGCTGAAAGAGAACTGATCCTGTCGAGAAGGATGGATGGAAAAAG GTGGTGA
- the klhdc7a gene encoding uncharacterized protein klhdc7a isoform X3: protein MEFAGKAIVSAALVVTLTLIYKYYKARSANATRRRNADCQGSSESPEQSNADARPSSQRLSRREGGSDPTRQDGESERSPEKAGVKTGSPNNAAGARCADRKSLRIAGERNGGSGTVGSNRQPGEPGATRGHLAESRGKDLAPNTATVATCEACEVRNFQAKESNKLNSTQGSGTEKVESKSDGTVQIAGEEDYLNGISPQTCAEQGLDAYCIGESQLGQNISSFDVVSADRDSENITLSANVTESFQDLIISPTSEVAKSSQYQPVNRQPTELLENETPERLNSNRQSARRAGEHENNSSACKKSPEIKIQRSNTPCVQSVYQVKYEKAQTGNGSEGGLSILLPCMEVNHKIISTSEMTTEANEYQDRNHTCSIAQITTDQVPLDNLNSSSFQKEMRDQQEVYCSLSSIQDDMDLAVKPKAFCSLLSGLGPDEHPETASISSCSSESDINIRAISRKHSISAIADTPAFLIDLQTDTQVSSEESTSGHFNSKAPSVDDLSTSSLGSLVDSLYLSQPDLSKETAVEIVAGANFIPIPLSNESSVDVMKWRLDLGNCYEILCVAKKHDLKDLQDAAYQVMSDNYLQVLKNPSIYGQLKAAERELILSRRMDGKRYLMVVNVDVQNNIWTNRRVQQNTDGQNIARLLKPFQTNHKVYYYKNENDSWHPLVDLEVESISKDCALCTMYNYLFVVAGCQGSGKRIKLSNKVFCYNPVTNIWSEISPLNQARPNCKLVALDGHLYAIGGECLSTMEKYDPRTDRWTFTAPLPRGIFAVTHKATVCNGEIYVSRGITYYQLLKYNPKENSWNDCSMMSRKDKMTDIAAVKNFIYRW, encoded by the exons ATGGAATTCGCGGGGAAAGCGATCGTGTCGGCTGCTCTCGTGGTCACCCTGACTTTAATTTACAAGTACTATAAAGCAAGATCTGCCAATGCTACTCGAAGGCGAAATGCCGACTGCCAAGGCTCGTCGGAGTCTCCGGAGCAGAGCAACGCAGACGCACGGCCAAGTTCTCAAAGGCTCAGCAGGCGGGAGGGTGGCAGTGACCCCACAAGGCAGGACGGTGAGAGTGAACGGAGCCCCGAGAAAGCCGGCGTGAAGACCGGGTCCCCGAATAACGCGGCCGGCGCCCGTTGCGCAGACAGGAAGAGTCTCCGAATTGCAGGTGAGCGGAACGGTGGGAGTGGGACTGTCGGAAGCAACAGGCAGCCAGGTGAGCCCGGGGCGACGAGGGGTCACCTGGCCGAGTCAAGGGGTAAAGATCTTGCTCCAAACACTGCCACAGTTGCTACCTGCGAAGCGTGTGAGGTCAGAAACTTCCAAGCTAAGGAAAGTAATAAATTAAATTCCACCCAGGGTTCAGGAACAGAGAAGGTGGAGAGCAAAAGCGACGGAACTGTACAAATTGCTGGAGAGGAGGATTATTTGAACGgtatcagtcctcaaacatgTGCTGAACAAGGATTGGATGCGTATTGTATCGGGGAGTCTCAACTGGGTCAGAATATTAGTTCCTTTGATGTTGTAAGTGCTGACCGTGACTCTGAAAATATAACCCTGTCTGCAAATGTCACTGAATCCTTCCAAGATCTTATCATTTCACCCACATCTGAGGTGGCTAAAAGCAGTCAGTATCAACCTGTAAACCGTCAGCCAACTGAACTCTTAGAAAATGAGACACCGGAGCGTCTCAACAGCAACAGGCAGTCAGCAAGAAGGGCAGGGGAACATGAAAATAACTCCAGTGCCTGTAAGAAATCCCCTGAAATCAAAATTCAGAGATCTAATACCCCCTGTGTTCAGTCTGTATATCAGGTCAAATATGAAAAGGCCCAAACTGGCAACGGATCAGAAGGTGGCCTAAGTATTTTGCTGCCCTGCATGGAAGTGAATCATAAGATCATTTCAACTTCAGAAATGACAACAGAGGCAAATGAGTATCAGGACAGAAACCACACCTGTTCCATTGCTCAAATTACCACCGATCAAGTTCCCCTTGACAACCTCAACAGCTCATCTTTCCAGAAGGAGATGAGAGACCAGCAGGAAGTTTATTGTTCTCTGAGTTCAATTCAGGATGATATGGATTTGGCTGTCAAACCAAAGGCATTCTGTTCGTTGTTATCTGGCTTGGGTCCAGATGAACATCCAGAAACTGCCAGTATTTCTTCCTGTTCATCTGAGTCTGACATCAATATAAGAGCAATCTCCAGAAAGCACAGTATATCGGCCATTGCTGACACCCCAGCATTTCTAATTGACCTCCAGACAGACACACAGGTTTCTTCAGAAGAAAGCACCTCAGGTCACTTTAACTCTAAAGCACCTTCAGTTGACGACCTTAGCACCAGCTCTCTGGGCTCTCTGGTAGATTCATTATATTTGTCCCAGCCAGACCTCAGCAAGGAAACAGCGGTAGAAATTGTTGCTGGGGCCAATTTTATTCCAATCCCTTTGAGCAACGAGTCAAGTGTTGATGTTATGAAATGGCGTTTGGATCTGGGGAACTGTTATGAGATATTGTGCGTTGCAAAGAAGCATGACCTAAAGGACCTGCAAGATGCCGCTTACCAAGTCATGAGTGACAATTACTTGCAGGTTTTGAAGAACCCGAGTATTTATGGTCAACTCAAAGCAGCTGAAAGAGAACTGATCCTGTCGAGAAGGATGGATGGAAAAAGGTATTTAATGGTGGTCAATGTGGATGTCCAGAATAATATCTGGACTAACAGACGAGTTCAACAAAACACAGATGGTCAAAACATTGCCAGATTACTGAAACCTTTTCAAACCAATCACAAAGTGTATTATTACAAGAATGAGAATGATTCATGGCATCCATTAGTTGACCTGGAAGTTGAATCAATCTCCAAGGATTGTGCATTATGCACCATGTATAATTATCTATTTGTTGTGGCTGGTTGTCAGGGGTCTGGTAAAAGAATCAAACTATCCAACAAAGTATTCTGCTACAATCCAGTCACTAACATTTGGAGTGAGATCAGCCCACTAAACCAGGCCAGGCCCAATTGCAAACTTGTGGCTTTGGATGGGCACCTTTATGCAATTGGTGGCGAGTGTCTTAGTACAATGGAGAAGTATGATCCCAGAACAGACAGATGGACTTTCACTGCACCTCTACCACGAGGAATCTTCGCTGTAACACACAAAGCTACTGTGTGCAATGGTGAGATTTACGTGAGTAGGGGCATCACCTATTATCAACTTCTCAAATACAATCCCAAAGAAAACTCATGGAATGATTGCAGCATGATGAGCAGGAAGGACAAGATGACTGATATAGCAGCTGTCAAAAACTTCATCTACAG GTGGTGA